CCCACTTTCACGCCGCCATCATGGTCTAGACGGGCCCATTCGTGACTTTCGGCAAAACGCAGGTCGACAGGGATTTCGCTCATGTTCTGTGTCCTCAAGAAAAATGTCAGCGGTCATTGCCCGCCAAAAAAAGTTAGATCAAGGTTTTGCCGTGGCGTACGAAGGTCGGTTTGACCACTCGAACCGGGTACCACTTGCCACGGATTTCCACTTCAGCGCGGTCGGCGGTGGCCACCGGCACGCGCGCCAGTGCTATCGACTTGCTAAGCGTAGGAGAGAAACTACCACTGGTGATCTCCCCTTCGCCAACATCGGCGATGCGAACCACCTGATGCGCACGCAAAACTCCCCGTTCTTCAAGGACCAGACCGACCAGTTTGTGCTGCACGCCGGCAGCCAGTTCGGCTTCCAGGGCAGTGCGGCCGATGAACTGGCGCGTGGCCGGTTCCCAGGCAATGCTCCAGGCCATGTTGGAAGCCAATGGCGAAACGTCTTGATGAATATCCTGACCGTAGAGATTCATGCCGGCTTCGACCCGCAAGGTATCGCGCGCGCCGAGGCCGATCGGGGAAATGCCCGCACCCACTAGATCATTGAAGAACCCCGGCGCCTGATCGGCCGGCAGCACGATTTCCAGACCATCCTCACCGGTGTAACCGGTGCGCGCGATGAACCAGTCACCGTCGGTCTGACCTTCGAAATATTTGAGCTGCTGAATCAGCGTGCCACGGGACTGAGTCACCAGTTCGGCAATCTTGTGCCGGGCGTGGGGCCCTTGAATGGCCAGCATCGCCAACTCGGAGCGCTCGTTGAGCTGCACCTCGAAGTCGCCGAGATGAGCTTGCATCCAGGCCAGATCCTGATTGCGGGTGGAGGCGTTGACCACCAGGCGATAACCGTCCTCGAGACGGTAGACGATCATGTCGTCGACGATGCCACCGTGCTCGTTGAGCATGGCGCTGTACATGGCACGGCCGGGGCTGTGCAGACGTTCGACGTCATTGGCCAGTAAATACTGAAGCCAGGCCTTGGCCTGGGGGCCGTCAACATCGATCACGGTCATGTGGGATACATCGAAAACCCCGCAATCGCGGCGCACCTGATGGTGTTCCTCGACCTGCGAGCCGTAATGCAAAGGCATATCCCAACCGCCAAAATCGACCATCTTCGCGCCGAGGGCGAGATGAAGGTCATACAGAGGCGTACGCTGTCCCATGGGTTTCTCCTTCCGGGCGTGGCGAAGATGCGGACAGGCGCTGCACGGGGTGAATGCCTTGAAATAAAAGGCTTTCAGCCGTTTCAGCGACCCGGTCTGAAAGACGGACCGCACCGAATGCCGCGCATTGTAGCCGCAAGGTGTAGGACTGGCACAGCGCCCTGTCTCACGAATCACTGTCCCGTTTTGACGGCGCCTGTTATTGCCATGCTGCGTTGCCGTTCCTCGCCATAGCGAGCTATGACTCGTCACGGCGCCTTGCCTGGCAATAACAGTCACTCGTCAAACTCGGGACGGATTCGCGAGACAGGGCGCCTACGTGTTTCGATGCGCCGAACGTCGGATCAATCCGATAACCGGTAACAACCCGACCAACACCAGCGTCAGTGCCGGCAATGAGGCCCTCGCCCACTCGCCTTCGCTGGTCATTTCAAAGATCCGCACCGCCAGTGTGTCCCAGCCAAACGGGCGCATCAGCAGGGTCGCGGGCATTTCCTTGAGCACGTCGACGAATACCAGCAACGCCGCGCTCAACGTGCCCGGCAGCAGGAGCGGCAGATACACTTTGAAAAACAGTCGTGGCCCACTGACGCCAAGGCTACGTGCAGCTTCGGGCAAAGAGGGCCGTATTCGCGCCAGGCTGCTTTCAAGCGGTCCATAGGCCACAGCGATGAATCGCACCAGATAGGCCAGCAACAACGCCGACAGACTGCCCAGCAGTAGCGGTTTGCCCGCGCCGCCCAGCCACCCCGACAGCGGGATCACCACTTCGCGATCCAGGTAACTGAACGCCAGCATGATCGACACCGCCAGCACCGAGCCCGGCAAAGCGTAGCCAAGGTTCGCCAGACTGATGCCAGAACGGATCGCCCGGGTCGGCGCCAATCGACGGGCAAAGGCCAGCACCAAAGCAACACCGACGGTGATCAACGCCGCCATGCCACCCAGGTACAAGGTATGGATGATCAATCCGGTATAACGCTCATCCAGATCGAAACGTCCACGTTGCCAGAACCACACCACCAGTTGCAGCACGGGAAT
The Pseudomonas lini DNA segment above includes these coding regions:
- the gcvT gene encoding glycine cleavage system aminomethyltransferase GcvT, translating into MGQRTPLYDLHLALGAKMVDFGGWDMPLHYGSQVEEHHQVRRDCGVFDVSHMTVIDVDGPQAKAWLQYLLANDVERLHSPGRAMYSAMLNEHGGIVDDMIVYRLEDGYRLVVNASTRNQDLAWMQAHLGDFEVQLNERSELAMLAIQGPHARHKIAELVTQSRGTLIQQLKYFEGQTDGDWFIARTGYTGEDGLEIVLPADQAPGFFNDLVGAGISPIGLGARDTLRVEAGMNLYGQDIHQDVSPLASNMAWSIAWEPATRQFIGRTALEAELAAGVQHKLVGLVLEERGVLRAHQVVRIADVGEGEITSGSFSPTLSKSIALARVPVATADRAEVEIRGKWYPVRVVKPTFVRHGKTLI